The Sesamum indicum cultivar Zhongzhi No. 13 linkage group LG2, S_indicum_v1.0, whole genome shotgun sequence genome contains a region encoding:
- the LOC105156047 gene encoding small G protein signaling modulator 1 isoform X2, whose amino-acid sequence MVWRSLGVKGCQGIAVISRVLAVLASAVVVLVSLMHQIFPGGDGRRRITIFAEASGGLGGGGSGLFASSSNGEIAIAVTAMAGLALAATIVYSSRRGSLKSPWSRRRRKHALLAKQWKSLFDVDGKLSDGGVKFLKKIRTGGVEPSIRAEVWPFLLGLREYVELRRQCRQIIKRGERSFKLKEMSGNNSNEDNGYVSQVLDSPSLDEVASARPSISMEVASLSGEVVSKDGHSAYLNTSRDLAELEEDDGVITNDNASEDETNSSVSESSDDPEDTKPLLGSMDTEDNNPYEPVASIPDKLETQNASYKTENFATWRRIIRLDAIRANAEWIIYSPSQAEVSEEKARKRAESVELKDYDNLEPCRIYHAARLVAILEAYAVYDPEIGYCQGMSDLLSPIISVIEEDHVAFWCFVGFMRKARHNFRLDEVGIRRQLNIVSKIIKCKDSHLYNHLEKLQAEDCFFVYRMVVVLFRRELTFEQTLCLWEVMWADQAAIRAGIVKSAWRRMRLRAPPTDDLLLYAIAACVLQRRKLIIENYSSMDEIMRECNSMAGNLDVWKLLDDAHDLVVTLHDKI is encoded by the exons ATGGTGTGGAGGAGTTTGGGAGTGAAGGGGTGCCAGGGCATAGCAGTAATTTCGAGGGTACTGGCCGTGTTGGCGTCGGCAGTGGTGGTGCTGGTGTCGTTGATGCACCAGATCTTTCCCGGCGGTGATGGTCGGAGGAGGATCACCATCTTTGCGGAGGCCAGTGGAGGCTTGGGCGGCGGGGGGAGCGGGCTCTTCGCGTCCTCTTCCAATGGCGAAATAGCCATCGCCGTTACGGCTATGGCCGGCCTCGCACTCGCCGCCACCATCGTCTACTCTTCACGTAG GGGAAGTCTTAAATCTCCATGGTCAAGAAGGAGAAGGAAACATGCTCTTCTGGCGAAACAGTGGAAGAGTTTGTTTGACGTGGATGGTAAACTCTCTGATGGAGGAGTCaagtttttgaagaaaatccGGACTGGT GGGGTTGAACCAAGCATAAGGGCAGAGGTGTGGCCATTCCTTCTTGGATT AAGAGAATATGTAGAGTTACGGAGACAGTGTCGTCAAATTATAAAACGTGGTGAAAGGAGTTTTAAGTTGAAGGAGATGTCTGGAAACAATAGCAATGAGGATAATGGATATGTCAGTCAAGTGTTAGATTCTCCAAGCTTGGATGAAGTTGCTAGTGCCAGACCTTCTATTTCGATGGAGGTTGCTAGCTTGTCAGGTGAGGTAGTTAGTAAAGATGGTCATAGCGCATATCTTAATACATCAAGGGATTTAGCGGAGCTGGAAGAAGATGACGGTGTAATCACCAATGATAATGCTTCTGAAGATGAAACTAACTCATCAGTTTCTGAGTCTTCAGACGATCCTGAGGACACAAAACCTCTTCTCGGCTCAATGGACACAGAAGATAACAATCCTTATGAGCCTGTTGCTTCCATTCCTGACAAGTTAGAAACTCAGAATGCATCTTATAAAACCGAAAATTTCGCCACATGGCGGAGGATCATACGCCTTGATGCTATACGGGCTAATGCTGAATGGATCATTTATTCCCCATCTCAAGCTGAAGTATCAGAAGAGAAGGCACGAAAACGCGCCGAGAGTGTCGAATTGAAGGATTACGATAATCTTGAGCCATGTAGAATTTATCATGCTGCTCGTCTTGTTGCTATTCTGGAAGCTTATGCTGTATATGATCCCGAGATTGGTTATTGTCAGGGTATGAGTGATTTACTTTCTCCAATTATTTCAGTGATAGAGGAAGATCATGTAGCCTTTTGGTGCTTTGTTGGCTTCATGCGCAAAGCTCGACATAACTTTCGTCTTGATGAGGTTGGAATCAGGAGACAACTAAACATtgtatctaaaattattaagtgCAAGGATTCACATCTTTACAATCACTTGGAGAAGCTTCAGGCAGAAGATTGTTTCTTTGTGTACAGAATGGTGGTAGTGCTGTTCAGGAGGGAGTTAACTTTCGAGCAGACCCTTTGTCTATGGGAGGTTATGTGGGCTGATCAAGCAGCAATTCGGGCTGGAATTGTAAAGTCTGCTTGGCGAAGAATGAGACTAAGAGCTCCACCAACAGATGATCTACTACTTTATGCAATAGCTGCCTGCGTACTGCAGAGGAGGAAATTGATCATAGAGAATTATAGCAGCATGGATGAAATCATGAGGGAGTGCAATAGCATGGCAGGTAATCTGGATGTCTGGAAACTTTTAGACGATGCTCATGATTTGGTTGTGACCCTCCATGACAAGATTTAG
- the LOC105156047 gene encoding small G protein signaling modulator 2 isoform X1 — MVWRSLGVKGCQGIAVISRVLAVLASAVVVLVSLMHQIFPGGDGRRRITIFAEASGGLGGGGSGLFASSSNGEIAIAVTAMAGLALAATIVYSSRRGSLKSPWSRRRRKHALLAKQWKSLFDVDGKLSDGGVKFLKKIRTGGVEPSIRAEVWPFLLGFYDVKSSNKERETIRAQKRREYVELRRQCRQIIKRGERSFKLKEMSGNNSNEDNGYVSQVLDSPSLDEVASARPSISMEVASLSGEVVSKDGHSAYLNTSRDLAELEEDDGVITNDNASEDETNSSVSESSDDPEDTKPLLGSMDTEDNNPYEPVASIPDKLETQNASYKTENFATWRRIIRLDAIRANAEWIIYSPSQAEVSEEKARKRAESVELKDYDNLEPCRIYHAARLVAILEAYAVYDPEIGYCQGMSDLLSPIISVIEEDHVAFWCFVGFMRKARHNFRLDEVGIRRQLNIVSKIIKCKDSHLYNHLEKLQAEDCFFVYRMVVVLFRRELTFEQTLCLWEVMWADQAAIRAGIVKSAWRRMRLRAPPTDDLLLYAIAACVLQRRKLIIENYSSMDEIMRECNSMAGNLDVWKLLDDAHDLVVTLHDKI, encoded by the exons ATGGTGTGGAGGAGTTTGGGAGTGAAGGGGTGCCAGGGCATAGCAGTAATTTCGAGGGTACTGGCCGTGTTGGCGTCGGCAGTGGTGGTGCTGGTGTCGTTGATGCACCAGATCTTTCCCGGCGGTGATGGTCGGAGGAGGATCACCATCTTTGCGGAGGCCAGTGGAGGCTTGGGCGGCGGGGGGAGCGGGCTCTTCGCGTCCTCTTCCAATGGCGAAATAGCCATCGCCGTTACGGCTATGGCCGGCCTCGCACTCGCCGCCACCATCGTCTACTCTTCACGTAG GGGAAGTCTTAAATCTCCATGGTCAAGAAGGAGAAGGAAACATGCTCTTCTGGCGAAACAGTGGAAGAGTTTGTTTGACGTGGATGGTAAACTCTCTGATGGAGGAGTCaagtttttgaagaaaatccGGACTGGT GGGGTTGAACCAAGCATAAGGGCAGAGGTGTGGCCATTCCTTCTTGGATT CTATGATGTGAAAAGTtcaaataaagagagagagacaatTAGAGCTCAAAAGAG AAGAGAATATGTAGAGTTACGGAGACAGTGTCGTCAAATTATAAAACGTGGTGAAAGGAGTTTTAAGTTGAAGGAGATGTCTGGAAACAATAGCAATGAGGATAATGGATATGTCAGTCAAGTGTTAGATTCTCCAAGCTTGGATGAAGTTGCTAGTGCCAGACCTTCTATTTCGATGGAGGTTGCTAGCTTGTCAGGTGAGGTAGTTAGTAAAGATGGTCATAGCGCATATCTTAATACATCAAGGGATTTAGCGGAGCTGGAAGAAGATGACGGTGTAATCACCAATGATAATGCTTCTGAAGATGAAACTAACTCATCAGTTTCTGAGTCTTCAGACGATCCTGAGGACACAAAACCTCTTCTCGGCTCAATGGACACAGAAGATAACAATCCTTATGAGCCTGTTGCTTCCATTCCTGACAAGTTAGAAACTCAGAATGCATCTTATAAAACCGAAAATTTCGCCACATGGCGGAGGATCATACGCCTTGATGCTATACGGGCTAATGCTGAATGGATCATTTATTCCCCATCTCAAGCTGAAGTATCAGAAGAGAAGGCACGAAAACGCGCCGAGAGTGTCGAATTGAAGGATTACGATAATCTTGAGCCATGTAGAATTTATCATGCTGCTCGTCTTGTTGCTATTCTGGAAGCTTATGCTGTATATGATCCCGAGATTGGTTATTGTCAGGGTATGAGTGATTTACTTTCTCCAATTATTTCAGTGATAGAGGAAGATCATGTAGCCTTTTGGTGCTTTGTTGGCTTCATGCGCAAAGCTCGACATAACTTTCGTCTTGATGAGGTTGGAATCAGGAGACAACTAAACATtgtatctaaaattattaagtgCAAGGATTCACATCTTTACAATCACTTGGAGAAGCTTCAGGCAGAAGATTGTTTCTTTGTGTACAGAATGGTGGTAGTGCTGTTCAGGAGGGAGTTAACTTTCGAGCAGACCCTTTGTCTATGGGAGGTTATGTGGGCTGATCAAGCAGCAATTCGGGCTGGAATTGTAAAGTCTGCTTGGCGAAGAATGAGACTAAGAGCTCCACCAACAGATGATCTACTACTTTATGCAATAGCTGCCTGCGTACTGCAGAGGAGGAAATTGATCATAGAGAATTATAGCAGCATGGATGAAATCATGAGGGAGTGCAATAGCATGGCAGGTAATCTGGATGTCTGGAAACTTTTAGACGATGCTCATGATTTGGTTGTGACCCTCCATGACAAGATTTAG
- the LOC105156047 gene encoding GTPase-activating protein gyp7 isoform X3, translating to MLVQKQPLMRALRRSQTSLGSNNTTPSPSSPSSSSSSSSWIPLRSVLLIVASSSSSSSSPVSSDRGSLKSPWSRRRRKHALLAKQWKSLFDVDGKLSDGGVKFLKKIRTGGVEPSIRAEVWPFLLGFYDVKSSNKERETIRAQKRREYVELRRQCRQIIKRGERSFKLKEMSGNNSNEDNGYVSQVLDSPSLDEVASARPSISMEVASLSGEVVSKDGHSAYLNTSRDLAELEEDDGVITNDNASEDETNSSVSESSDDPEDTKPLLGSMDTEDNNPYEPVASIPDKLETQNASYKTENFATWRRIIRLDAIRANAEWIIYSPSQAEVSEEKARKRAESVELKDYDNLEPCRIYHAARLVAILEAYAVYDPEIGYCQGMSDLLSPIISVIEEDHVAFWCFVGFMRKARHNFRLDEVGIRRQLNIVSKIIKCKDSHLYNHLEKLQAEDCFFVYRMVVVLFRRELTFEQTLCLWEVMWADQAAIRAGIVKSAWRRMRLRAPPTDDLLLYAIAACVLQRRKLIIENYSSMDEIMRECNSMAGNLDVWKLLDDAHDLVVTLHDKI from the exons ATGTTGGTACAAAAACAACCGTTGATGAGAGCGCTGAGGCGGAGCCAGACTTCTTTGGGGTCGAATAATACGACGCCGTCTCCTTCCTCGCCATCATCGtcgtcatcatcttcttcGTGGATTCCTTTGAGATCGGTTTTGTTAATCGTTGCTTCTTCATCATCCTCGTCTTCCTCACCAGTTTCCTCTGATCG GGGAAGTCTTAAATCTCCATGGTCAAGAAGGAGAAGGAAACATGCTCTTCTGGCGAAACAGTGGAAGAGTTTGTTTGACGTGGATGGTAAACTCTCTGATGGAGGAGTCaagtttttgaagaaaatccGGACTGGT GGGGTTGAACCAAGCATAAGGGCAGAGGTGTGGCCATTCCTTCTTGGATT CTATGATGTGAAAAGTtcaaataaagagagagagacaatTAGAGCTCAAAAGAG AAGAGAATATGTAGAGTTACGGAGACAGTGTCGTCAAATTATAAAACGTGGTGAAAGGAGTTTTAAGTTGAAGGAGATGTCTGGAAACAATAGCAATGAGGATAATGGATATGTCAGTCAAGTGTTAGATTCTCCAAGCTTGGATGAAGTTGCTAGTGCCAGACCTTCTATTTCGATGGAGGTTGCTAGCTTGTCAGGTGAGGTAGTTAGTAAAGATGGTCATAGCGCATATCTTAATACATCAAGGGATTTAGCGGAGCTGGAAGAAGATGACGGTGTAATCACCAATGATAATGCTTCTGAAGATGAAACTAACTCATCAGTTTCTGAGTCTTCAGACGATCCTGAGGACACAAAACCTCTTCTCGGCTCAATGGACACAGAAGATAACAATCCTTATGAGCCTGTTGCTTCCATTCCTGACAAGTTAGAAACTCAGAATGCATCTTATAAAACCGAAAATTTCGCCACATGGCGGAGGATCATACGCCTTGATGCTATACGGGCTAATGCTGAATGGATCATTTATTCCCCATCTCAAGCTGAAGTATCAGAAGAGAAGGCACGAAAACGCGCCGAGAGTGTCGAATTGAAGGATTACGATAATCTTGAGCCATGTAGAATTTATCATGCTGCTCGTCTTGTTGCTATTCTGGAAGCTTATGCTGTATATGATCCCGAGATTGGTTATTGTCAGGGTATGAGTGATTTACTTTCTCCAATTATTTCAGTGATAGAGGAAGATCATGTAGCCTTTTGGTGCTTTGTTGGCTTCATGCGCAAAGCTCGACATAACTTTCGTCTTGATGAGGTTGGAATCAGGAGACAACTAAACATtgtatctaaaattattaagtgCAAGGATTCACATCTTTACAATCACTTGGAGAAGCTTCAGGCAGAAGATTGTTTCTTTGTGTACAGAATGGTGGTAGTGCTGTTCAGGAGGGAGTTAACTTTCGAGCAGACCCTTTGTCTATGGGAGGTTATGTGGGCTGATCAAGCAGCAATTCGGGCTGGAATTGTAAAGTCTGCTTGGCGAAGAATGAGACTAAGAGCTCCACCAACAGATGATCTACTACTTTATGCAATAGCTGCCTGCGTACTGCAGAGGAGGAAATTGATCATAGAGAATTATAGCAGCATGGATGAAATCATGAGGGAGTGCAATAGCATGGCAGGTAATCTGGATGTCTGGAAACTTTTAGACGATGCTCATGATTTGGTTGTGACCCTCCATGACAAGATTTAG
- the LOC105156048 gene encoding embryogenesis-associated protein EMB8: MVRAYASFGCATPLSTSLRHLSHLSSTLIPSKPHHFSALRATATIAAAKMPGSSSKSHPSLEVIGGAVDTFLPALKTLHLPYVPYPFIGWNCHVETIFAAFFRALPDVRFRRECLRTRDDGAVALDWVSGDDRNLPSNSPVLILLPGLTGGSEDTYVRHMLLRARSKGWRVVVFNSRGCGNSPVTTAQFYSASFLGDISEVVAHVGNCYPSANLYAVGWSLGANILVRYVGQESFSCPLAGAISLCNPFNLIIADEDFRKGFNIVYDKALANALCKIFRRHALLFEDIGGEFNIPLAANAKSVREFDDGLTRVSFGFKSVDDYYSNSSSSDSIKNVSIPLLCIQAENDPIAPSRGIPREDIQKNPNCMLIVTPKGGHLGWVAGGEAPLGAPWTDPIVMDFLEHLEQARVSSVVMASTSLEDVNITGSLHQVEV; encoded by the exons ATGGTGAGAGCCTACGCCTCATTCGGCTGCGCCACCCCTCTCTCCACCTCTCTCCGCCACCTATCTCATCTTTCCTCCACTCTCATCCCCTCTAAACCCCACCATTTTTCTGCTCTCCGCGCTACCGCCACCATCGCCGCGGCCAAAATGCCCGGCTCCTCCAGCAAGAGCCACCCTTCACTCGAAGTCATAGGCGGAGCCGTGGACACATTCCTTCCTGCATTGAAAACCTTGCATCTTCCATACGTTCCTTATCCGTTTATTGGTTGGAATTGCCATGTGGAGACTATCTTCGCCGCTTTTTTCCGGGCACTCCCAGACGTCAGGTTCCGGCGTGAGTGTCTCCGCACTAGAGACGACGGTGCTGTCGCCCTCGACTGGGTATCTGGAGATGATCGCAACTTGCCCTCTAATTCTCCCGTTCTCATTTTGCTG CCAGGTCTGACTGGTGGCAGTGAGGACACATATGTGAGGCATATGCTATTGCGAGCTCGGAGTAAAGGATGGCGAGTGGTGGTGTTTAATAGCAGAGGCTGTGGAAACAGCCCTGTGACAACAGCTCAG TTCTATTCAGCTTCGTTTCTAGGAGATATTTCTGAAGTAGTGGCGCATGTTGGCAACTGCTACCCAAGTGCTAATTTATATGCAGTTGGCTGGTCTCTTGGAGCTAATATTCTCGTCCGATATGTGGGCCAG GAATCTTTCTCTTGCCCTCTTGCAGGTGCCATATCCTTATGCAATccttttaatttgataattgcAGATGAAGACTTCCGTAAAGGCTTTAACATCGTTTATGACAAAGCTCTAGCAAATGCGCTTTGCAAAATTTTCAGGAG GCATGCTCTTTTGTTTGAGGACATTGGAGGTGAATTTAATATCCCATTGGCTGCTAATGCCAAATCTGTTAGAGAATTTGATGATGGACTAACACGAG TTTCATTTGGATTTAAATCCGTTGATGATTATTACTCAAACTCAAGCAGCTCGGACTCCATAAAGAATGTCTCCATTCCTCTGTTATGCATCCAG GCTGAGAATGACCCAATTGCACCATCTCGGGGAATTCCTCGTGAAGACATACAG AAAAATCCAAACTGCATGTTGATAGTTACACCCAAAGGTGGCCATTTGGGTTGGGTGGCAGGTGGTGAAGCTCCACTTGGAGCTCCGTGGACCGACCCCATAGTTATGGATTTCTTGGAACACTTGGAGCAAGCTAGAGT